The Lysobacter luteus genome contains the following window.
CGCCGGCGAAGCACACCGCCGGCAGCACCTGCGCGATGGCGCGGTGGAGGTCGCGGTGCTGCGCCGAAGCGCGCGCGGCGTCGAAGGCGCCGGCGTCGGCCATGTAGTGGTTGTCGGCCGCCGACTGGCCCGCCAGGCGGAAACCGTCCGGCGCTACCAGGAAGGCCGCGCGCGCGGTGGCGGGTCCGAAGTCGGACGGTGCACGGCGCGCGGCGGCGAGGAACTGCTCGATATCGCGCGTGATCATCCAGAAGCCTGTGGAAGCGATGGCGCGGTTGGCGCGGCGAACGACTCGGTCACCGCGAGGGCGCGCTCCACCAGCGACCAGTCGGCTCCGGGCCGGTGGGCACCTTCGCTGAGCACCTGGCGGAATGCGCGGCCCCCGCGCTCGCCGGCAAACAGCCCCAGCAGGTGCCGGGTGATGTGCTTGAGGAACACCCCGCTCGCGAGCTGCGCCTCGACGTAGGGTTGCAACGCGCGCAGCAGTTCGGCGCGGCTGCGCAGCTCGCCCCCGAACCACGCCACGTCGAGCCGGTGCAGCAGGTAGGGCGTGTGGTAGGCCGCGCGGCCAAGCATCGCCCCCTCGACGTGCTGCAGGTGCGCGGTCGCCTCCTCGGCGGTGGCGATGCCGCCATTGACCAGCACCTGCAGGTCGGGGCGTTCGCGCTTGAGCCGGTAGGCCCAGTCGTAACGCAACGGCGGGACCTCCCGGTTCTCCTTCGGGCTGAGGCCCTGCAGCCAGGCGTTGCGTGCATGCACCACGAACATCCGGCAGCCGCCCGCGGCGACCTCGTCGATGAAGGCACGGAAGCGGCCGTAGTCGTGGTCGTCGTCCACGCCGAGCCGGCACTTGACCGTGACCGGCACGTCGCAGGCTTCGACCATGGCTGCGACAGATGCCGCCACCAGCGTGGGCTCGCGCATCAGGCACGCGCCGAAACGCCCGGCCTGGACCCGGTCGGACGGACAGCCGCAATTGAGGTTGATCTCGTCGAACCCGGCCTCGGCGCCAAGGCGTGCGGCCCGGGCCAGCAACTCCGGTTCACTGCCACCCAGCTGCAGCGCGACCGGGTGCTCCACCGGGTCCAGCGCCAGCAGCCGCCCACGATCGCCGTGGATGACGGCGTTGGCGTGCACCATCTCGGTGTACAGCCGCGCGTGCGGCGCCAGCAACCGGTGGAAGACCCGGCAGTGGGTGTCGGTCCAGTCCATCATCGGGGCGACGGACAGGCGCAACTGGTCGGGAGCGATGACGGCGGTGCTGGGCATCGCCGCAATTGTACGGGCCGGCCGCGGCGGGCCGGGCCGGTTTCGGCGTTGGGGATCAGCCGCCGCGCCCGTTGCCCTTGCCGTTGCCGTTGCTGTTGCCGTTGCTGTTGCCGTTGCCGTTGCCGTTATTTCCGCGGCCCTTGTCGGCATTGCCTTTGTTGCCGTTGCCATTGTTGCCGGCGTTACCCTTGTCGCCGCGGTTGCCGTTGCCTTTGCCGCTGTTGCCACGGCCCTTGTCGGCATTGCCGGCGTTGGCGTTTCCGTTTCCATTTCCACGGTTGGCATTGGCGTTGCCGCGGTTGCCGTCGTTGCCGTCGTTGCCGCGACCGGCGTTGCCGGCATTGCCGGCATTGCCACGGTTGCCCCGGTCGTCATCATCGTCGCGGCGCCAGTTGCGGTCGTCCCGACCCTCGCGGATAAGGCGGGCTCGCTCGGGGTAATCGTCGTAGAGGTCGTCGTCGATCCGGATCGGGCGACCCCAGCGGTCATAGCTGGACACGAAGCCGCGCTTGAGCTGGTGGAACTCGGCCGAGCCAGGCTTGATGCCCATGCGCTGGGCAAGCGCGCCCCAGCCTTCACCGCGGCCATCGCGTTCCCACTCGTCGACGACGTAACGGCACGGACGGCCGACCACCTGGGCGATCGCGCAGGCGTAGTACACGTCGCCCGGTTCCCAGTCGCGCTCCAGCAGCAGCGAGGTCACCAGATCCCGCGGCGCGCCGTAGTAGCGGACCATCTCATCGACGAACGGTTGCTGGTAACGGCCGCCGTACCGGTTGATGTCGTCCAGCCAAGTGTCCACCCACACGTCGCCGG
Protein-coding sequences here:
- the dusA gene encoding tRNA dihydrouridine(20/20a) synthase DusA; amino-acid sequence: MPSTAVIAPDQLRLSVAPMMDWTDTHCRVFHRLLAPHARLYTEMVHANAVIHGDRGRLLALDPVEHPVALQLGGSEPELLARAARLGAEAGFDEINLNCGCPSDRVQAGRFGACLMREPTLVAASVAAMVEACDVPVTVKCRLGVDDDHDYGRFRAFIDEVAAGGCRMFVVHARNAWLQGLSPKENREVPPLRYDWAYRLKRERPDLQVLVNGGIATAEEATAHLQHVEGAMLGRAAYHTPYLLHRLDVAWFGGELRSRAELLRALQPYVEAQLASGVFLKHITRHLLGLFAGERGGRAFRQVLSEGAHRPGADWSLVERALAVTESFAAPTAPSLPQASG